The DNA sequence AGAAATGAACAAACTTAAATTGCAAACATCTTATGCACTAAAGCTTTTAACGCAGCAAATAATGGCATTGGAAAGACAATCGAGGAGACTTGTTGAAACTGTGAAAGATTTATTAAATGACAAAATGCATCTACAGGATGCATTAATGAATCAAAAAATGAGAGTCCAAATTCTAGAGGGTAGgataaaaaagataaaaaatagtaaaaacgtTCAGAACCTACTACCGGTGAATCAACAAAtgatgaatcaagttttacTAAAGTTTGACAAAGATTGCCAAACTGAAACCCTGGAAAACTTGTAAgttatctaaaaaaattcatatgtgAAAAATCCAATCGTATATCATGAGTCTTTTTGTAACGATTAAGAATTGTTTAATTGTGTGTCAAAAGTAATGTAATCTGAGTTCCTCatactttgtaatttttagacCGGAAATATACACATGCTCCAGattaaaagtttcgaaaactaGCCAAGACTCCCATAGGTGTACAAAAACTACTCAGATTAAAAGCAAACGTGATTTAGACGAGTCTTCCATGGAAGCTATACTGTTGCGTGAACTATTTTTCAAACGCCCAAGCATAGATGAGAACGAAGGGTTGGAATTACTTACCATATTTCCAAGAAATTGAGTATCTTTTTCACATTTGTTACTGCATCATTACATACAATAATGATGTAACGTGCCGGGCTACAAGGATTATAGGAAACCggtattttaataaaaaatatattttattcgaattattAATTGACAATAAATACTTAATTACAAATGCAATTcataattatattacaatGTCAGTCGTTTATAATGTGACAGGTCAAGTACATGGAAACTTGGAAATTAAAACACTCTAAAaagatatttattaaatttaatatGAGCATAAAAATCCAATCACATAAAATCTGATCTAACACAAAGTAGTATAGACCGTATTTGCCACTTCATATCCTCTTGTCTGTaagcttcaaattttcactaatACTCAGCCGCTTCCACATCTTACTCTTTCACCATAATGCAATACTTGATTTCTTCAGTTGATAAACAGCTTCTTGATTCTCAGAAGTTACTcatattttctgttttgtaCACTCAACTAAGACAGCCAGAAGAAATACTCTTACCTAATTTAgaactaatattttttttccttagcATTGAGCCCTAATCCGAATCTGTCAGTATTAAACCACCTTCATCATCGGTATATTCGCACTCTTCTAGCAGGCGTGTAGTCTCAGTCTCGTATTGCAACACTTCGTCATCTGCCAAATGTGAATTACCTTCCATGAAGTTAGCAAATctataattcaataaaaatttgatagtaATATCTGGTTCTCTATATCTGCAAGTGCATTATGTTCATAATCAAAACCACATAAACTAAGGTAAATCATTTCAAGTCCTCATCACATCATATTTTCTTACTCGGTAAATGTCTTGAAAATATAGCGTACCTTACAATAGCATCTATTTATGATTAACGTGTATACTTTCATATTAGCTATGAGTTTTCGATAAATGGGAGcatagatttgaaattcaggGGGGTCAAATACAATAATTACTAGTCTAACAATGATGAAATTTGGCAATAAAAAACCTTATGGGATCTTTAAGTCTCAGAACTGTTTTCCATTGGTTGCATTCAGGGCTGGAGCAAAACTCTCTCAGAGAACTTAGTGCTACTTCTGTTTCTCGTACTCCCTCCTCGTGATACTCATCCTCAGTAAGTAATTTTCGGCGTTTAGGAAATCGTGCTCTCCTGATAAAGGACGaattataagaaaagaaaagacatattagaaaaattttatactcgaCTTCCAAATACAACttcgaaatattattaatatttgaataagTATGGCGCAAATAAATTCAGCATTACAGGAAAGTTTTGGTTTTTAGCCacgatttattttacaaaattataaaatataaatcaacAATATTTCTTTATGCAAATTTTGGAGAATCTCGAAATAGTTACAAAATCCGATCAGAATGAGCTCGgtctaaaaaaagaaagaaaaatccttTGGAGTTATACGTTTAGACAGAATGgggtttttttactttattcaaaaattgagaTGTGTGAGCTAATTAGTAAATAAATTAAGCCGTCTGTAGAATCTATATGGCATCACAATTCTTGAGAAATGATAACCAATTGCTCTATTTCCATTTCTGAACAactttgagaaaatacgttttgcACCAACTACTTATCAGttgcataaataaaaaaaaactcaccaaTAAGATTTACCCTTTTGCATCAAGGCATGTGGAAAATTGTATCCCAGAATTAACAATATGCAAATTCCAACAGCAGCCTCGTCAAAATAACTACTACAATATATCATTAAAAGACTTGATGCCTGAAATTTAAAAGTAAACAGAtcagtgatgaaaaattgcattgaaaaataataatcgatagtAAAACAAATGTGTTTATATAAatactgattttatattgggAGTGTGTTCTGGCTACGTACTAGTGTTTAATGATATATTTACCTGTAAAAACcattgtatgatttttttcgtacGTTTGTTCGTAACTGGGCCCAATCGGTAACAGACTATAAAGCTTACTAGAGAAGAGATTACTATATACCAAATTACATATTCACGATACTGCATAACAATCATTCGGGCATTTTCCCATAACAGTTGTCCAAGATAAATGCTGACTGTCCATCCTCCAGCAGCTAATAAATACATAGATTTTCCCTGTCAAAGTCATATATGTAGATGAATTAGAAAGacgtcgataaattttttaacgattattCAGATTACAAGTGGAGACAGCAATAAATGGCTGAAATTACATTCTGGACAGATGTACTTACTTTGGGAAGTAATCTACTAATGAGGTATATAAACACAAGTAACGAAGTTGTAATTCCAAGCGTTATACCAcatatgtaataaaatatgggATCAtagctcaatttttttgccaagAGGAATACCAGGATACCCAATATCAGTAGCGTGACTttccaaaaatcgattcctagtTATATAACATAACATTATTTCACTGTATCACGTTATATGTCTCATAATACTGATACAACATGGACGAGTTCATCGATATTATGAATCACTATGTTCATATTGACTTATGGTAAGTCCaagattaattatttcatcaaaaataCTCACCTATCAATTTTACAGATATTCTGTATTCATGACTGGTATCAATGCCAATGCAACTTTGCTGGAATGGATTCAATttgatttcctttttctttctactgaaaaaatttatggacCACGAAGATCGatgttcttcaaattttttcactacttCCGCAGGCATGTTACCATCGTATTGACTATACGACTCTCCGTTCACATCTAGATTCATCTATCAATAatagtaaataataatcaaactaCGAATACTGTTAAGCTTCAGAAAATCATTGCATGCGGGTAGGTGAGCTTCATACTGATTTCGTTTCATTAGAAAACATAACTCAGGTACAATTTGTCGCTACATcagtttcaattaattttactaGGAAGAATTATCTCACCAGTACAGTTTGCCATATATGAATCAAGTATTTCGGCCTTCCTCTATAGCAATAAATGTGCAATCCTCTCACTTCTTTTACGATATTGTCACCATCTTCCATATAAGTGACTAAAAATGTAATAGCATTAATGATGTACGcgaatgtaaataaaaatataggttatacaaaaatgcaaaggtcTACCTGTGCCTCTAAGTTCCGCCTGCGTTTCAGTCAACGTACAAATGACGCagattaagaaaaattcgGGTATAAAAGTCCTCATTCTGTGAACTTATATCTTATTCCGTCATAAACAGATACTCATCGGCTTAAACAGCATTGAAACAGCTCTATTATCCCGACCGCTACGCTACAACATCCGGCAATCGGCGTCCGTTTCGGTGAGTGCCGGCTTGCACTGATGTATCCATATTCATGTAGTACACATACATACCATCTACATCTGTGGTGCCGGGTGGCgcagattttgaatttcgacaacttcaGACTCGTGGAGTGACCATCGATCTATCGGAAGGTCGATTCAGACTTTTCTCGAACGAGCTGTGAACAGTTCCGTTGCGAGTTTGGATTCTTTCCGGTTTTCGGAGTCTTCCTGTTCGTAGTGTTCATCGGTCACTTCATCAAGCGACGCCACGAGGAGAGGTTATCCAAAATCTCAGGTGAGCATACTCGAAGCAATTCTTAGCGTCCGTTGAATCAATTTCCAATATTATAATTCCGCTATCTACGCATCActaatgatgaaaatatttgtctcGTTCGTATGAACTGTTGTATGATTATAACTACAAACCTGAAAATCACGTGTAATGTGTACTCTACTCTGAGAGAATGAACTGACTCTGTTTGCTTAGTAATTTTTCCTATTGCATTTTCAGTTCCACAACGTAGCTGATCTATCAAGGTATGCTTTCTAATTGCAAATTACCTCATAATTTTCCCTCAATTCTCTGTAACatcatttttacacatttcgtCCGCGACGCCACGTGTAACGCGCTGTAGGCTTGGCCATCCTCTGGTTGTACCGAGCATCGATTTATCAATTTGCAAATCCTCTGAACACGCGCTTCTGAAACATTTGGCTGAGAATTATGCAGTCTTTTTCGTATTTCTGatgaatttttcgttattctaATTTGTCGAGTGAAAGTATGATCGAAATTTCCGGTACTTGTGATTTCCAATGGCCGTTATTTCAAGTGGAAAGCGACACTGGTTAAATTTTACAACTTGAAATAATGGGACAGAACGTTAATTGGCTCATTCTTTGTTCTCGCCTTACTGGATTATTTACTGATCAGAACAACTGACATAAGTTtctcaaaagattttttttttataacgatttACCTTGATCTATTCATTTCGtcgtcagagaaaaaaaattgaaatttcacgttCATTTCTATACCATTAAATATTCAAGTCAGTTTTAGGTAAAGTTATCATGTAttacttttgaaattataGATACTGGTTCCCCAGATTTATAAACTGCTGAAATTTGATGCAAATTCTTAACATGATTAAGCTTATACCGCCCCAGTCTGATTTCTGTGACTGATTGGTTTACTCAATGATTTTGTCCTGTTTACTTATCTTTTCTAATTCATTTGATAGCATTCAGTAtctaatttttacaattatcaaTTTGCAGAGAATCATTAACCATGAGGGAAGTTAGCTGCAAGTTTCCACAGACTGAGAAAAATGAACGAGTAggtattttatattctttgatatatttttttcattgcaataattgcacaacatttttttggtgTGTCAACACTTTCaaatatagattttttaatgatgaattttatatCGCCCCAGTCTGATTACTGTGATTGATTGATTACTATATGTGCTGAATACTCAAAGTTCCACACATTAGAATGCATACTCGTGTTCTtgcttcaaataaaattttaattattgttcaCAGATTCGTATGACTGTACATTTGcagcgaaaaagaaaaaagatgacgTGATACAGTGAGTATTTCATGcgaagtttttgaaattatataagcgattttgtaaaattgttgaataattgaaatacttCAGTGAGATCGTGATTCAGTAAAAATCTTCTGAGATTTTgatagttaaatttttatccattgaAATCAATGTCTTGTAAAACTATACAATTACCTATTCTGAATGATGTTTTGACAAGCATATGTCTGATAATCGTGATGCCATATTTAACCCTGACTCTCATTAGTTGTTACAGCATCATAATGTGCTCATTATAGCTGTTATATGTAGTGTTCGTTTTTTCAGGGAGGAGGATTCAGATGGTGAAGAAAAACTCTTACCCACTTATGCAAATGGTAAATACCACAATATTTTAACACTTGACATGTTATTATTTGCAACTCAGTGTATTCTAAAATTATTTgctataaatttttgtgaaaatatcgaaTATTTAAACGTGATGAATACTTGTTATCCCTGTCATACAATTATGTGGTGATACTGTACTGCCTGAATTTAATTGACTAAACAGTTTGCTTCTTGGTGTTCATACTCTCTTCTCAcgcactttttttctcttgcagTTTGAAATATCAAGGTCAATTAGAGCCCTGGATCAATAACTACAAAAAAGTCTGATTTCAGCCTATAGTGGTAAGTTTTGTTAAAAACCAATTCACCTCTATGAAATTTGTACCATTCAATTGTATTGAAtttagaaatgttttttactaCATATTCTGGTTTATTGTTCAACCTGCAATTATTCGTCTCT is a window from the Diprion similis isolate iyDipSimi1 chromosome 6, iyDipSimi1.1, whole genome shotgun sequence genome containing:
- the LOC124407279 gene encoding nuclear envelope integral membrane protein 1 isoform X1: MRTFIPEFFLICVICTLTETQAELRGTVTYMEDGDNIVKEVRGLHIYCYRGRPKYLIHIWQTVLMNLDVNGESYSQYDGNMPAEVVKKFEEHRSSWSINFFSRKKKEIKLNPFQQSCIGIDTSHEYRISVKLIGIDFWKVTLLILGILVFLLAKKLSYDPIFYYICGITLGITTSLLVFIYLISRLLPKGKSMYLLAAGGWTVSIYLGQLLWENARMIVMQYREYVIWYIVISSLVSFIVCYRLGPVTNKRTKKIIQWFLQASSLLMIYCSSYFDEAAVGICILLILGYNFPHALMQKGKSYWRARFPKRRKLLTEDEYHEEGVRETEVALSSLREFCSSPECNQWKTVLRLKDPIRFANFMEGNSHLADDEVLQYETETTRLLEECEYTDDEGGLILTDSD
- the LOC124407279 gene encoding nuclear envelope integral membrane protein 1 isoform X2; the protein is MRTFIPEFFLICVICTLTETQAELRGTVTYMEDGDNIVKEVRGLHIYCYRGRPKYLIHIWQTVLMNLDVNGESYSQYDGNMPAEVVKKFEEHRSSWSINFFSRKKKEIKLNPFQQSCIGIDTSHEYRISVKLIGIDFWKVTLLILGILVFLLAKKLSYDPIFYYICGITLGITTSLLVFIYLISRLLPKGKSMYLLAAGGWTVSIYLGQLLWENARMIVMQYREYVIWYIVISSLVSFIVCYRLGPVTNKRTKKIIQWFLQASSLLMIYCSSYFDEAAVGICILLILGYNFPHALMQKGKSYWRARFPKRRKLLTEDEYHEEGVRETEVALSSLREFCSSPECNQWKTVLRLKDPIR